One window of the Pyrus communis chromosome 17, drPyrComm1.1, whole genome shotgun sequence genome contains the following:
- the LOC137721973 gene encoding uncharacterized protein: MPISDLLIDVAANHEMLSFMDGHVGYNQIFIAEADVHKTAFRCPRALGTYEWVVMPFGLKNADTTYQRAMNTIFHDLITTKSISCLLAQDNDAGREQAIFYLSRNLNSPELNYSPVEKLCLALFFATSKLRHYMCPSVTQVIAQTDVIRYMLTWFIVKCRIGKWTMALSEFSLQYVPQKAVKCQAFTDFLAQHPSSYGFRGSDVDIGLITTPDSHWTMHFDGSSTSTSAGVGIAIESPDHYRWYFSLKLDFGCTNNQAEYKALIIGLHVLHNLRATRVLVLGDSELVINQLNDVFRCMSCTLAPYHIVATYLAESFERITFEHISRIRNTDTDELA; this comes from the exons ATGCCAATCTCGGATTTACTAATTGATGTCGCCGCCAATCATGAAATGTTGTCCTTCATGGATGGCCATGTCGGTTACAACCAGATCTTTATCGCTGAGGCTGACGTTCACAAGACCGCATTTCGTTGTCCAAGGGCACTCGGTACCTACGAATGGGTtgtcatgccattcggcctcaagaacGCCGAcaccacataccaacgagccatgaatacgaTATTCCATGACCTGATAA CCACTAAATCCATCAGTTGtctcctcgcgcaagataacgatgctgggcgtgaacaagctatcttttacctcAGTCGTAATCTGAATTCGCCGGAGCTCAATTATTCACccgtcgaaaaactttgtttaGCTCTGTTCTTTGCCACATCCAAACTTCGGCACTACATGTGCCCATCAGTCACACAGGTCATTGCCCAAACAGAtgttattcgttacatgctCACTTGGTTTATCGTCAAAtgccgaattgggaaatggacaatgGCTTTATCAGAATTCAGTTTGCAGTacgtaccccaaaaggccgtcaaatGCCAAGCTTTCACCGATTTTTTGGCCCAACATCCTTCTTCTTATGGCTTTAGGGGCAGCGACGTCGACATCGGCTTAATCACAACACCCGACAGCCACTGGacgatgcattttgatggttccagtacctCGACCTCGGCTGGTGTTGGTATTGCCATTGAATCGCCCGACCACTACCGTTGGTATTTTTCTCTTAAGTTAGATTTCGGCTGTACGAATAATCAAGCCGAGTATAAAGCTCTTATCATCGGCCTCCACGTCCTACACAATTTAAGAGCAACCCGGgttctcgtccttggtgattctgAACTGGTAATTAACCAACTCAACGACgtttttcgttgcatgagttgcaCTTTGGCACCATATCACATAGTCGCCACCTATTTGGCTGAGTCGTTTGAACGGATTACATTTGAGCACATTTCGCGTATTCGGAACACTGACACCGACGAACTAGCCTAA